Proteins encoded together in one Candidatus Saccharibacteria bacterium window:
- a CDS encoding D-alanine--D-alanine ligase: MNILLLYGGRSSEHEVSISSATNFLKGLKQNQYDTYLVKILQDNTWIYQDDQSKPLEHTNPKGIQVCLAPIGNKVWLIEIQSGKKIFEVNLVAPIMHGQTAEDGAIQGLCEFYDIAYIGPGILASATSFNKLVTKELVSKTYVNQAKYLALTRLNQISELDIVNDLGLPAFIKPASLGSSVGVSKVTDKAGLSQAIKTALSYDNQVLIEEAIDGREVECAILGNSDPIASPTASIITKNFYDYQTKYHGSNPPNIELPSEIDPEIEARIKSQAIEIFRVLGCKGMSRVDFFLTKNNQIIFNEINTIPGFTQYSMYPKMIELLGIDIGQLTKRLVELALTAKLQRQSLSL, translated from the coding sequence ATGAACATCCTACTACTCTATGGCGGTAGATCCAGTGAGCATGAAGTGTCAATCAGTTCTGCTACAAACTTTCTTAAAGGGTTAAAACAAAATCAATATGATACTTATTTGGTAAAAATTTTACAAGACAATACTTGGATTTATCAAGATGACCAGTCAAAACCCCTTGAGCATACTAATCCAAAAGGTATCCAGGTATGTCTAGCCCCTATCGGGAACAAAGTCTGGCTAATAGAAATCCAATCTGGTAAAAAAATCTTTGAAGTAAATCTGGTTGCCCCTATAATGCATGGTCAAACGGCAGAAGATGGTGCAATTCAGGGCTTGTGTGAATTCTATGATATAGCTTACATTGGTCCAGGTATACTGGCTTCAGCCACTTCTTTTAATAAATTAGTCACAAAAGAGCTTGTATCCAAGACTTATGTCAACCAGGCAAAGTATTTAGCACTAACTAGATTAAATCAGATCAGTGAGCTAGATATCGTTAATGATCTAGGTCTACCAGCCTTCATCAAACCAGCAAGCCTAGGTTCGTCAGTTGGTGTCAGTAAAGTCACCGATAAAGCTGGACTAAGCCAGGCAATCAAGACTGCACTTAGCTATGATAATCAAGTGCTAATTGAGGAAGCAATTGATGGTCGAGAAGTAGAATGCGCTATCTTGGGAAATTCAGACCCAATTGCTTCGCCCACAGCTAGTATCATTACTAAGAATTTTTATGACTACCAAACCAAATATCATGGCTCTAATCCTCCAAATATCGAATTGCCTTCCGAGATAGATCCCGAAATAGAAGCTCGGATTAAATCTCAAGCTATAGAAATATTCAGGGTTCTTGGTTGCAAGGGGATGAGTAGAGTTGACTTCTTCTTAACCAAGAATAACCAAATAATATTCAACGAGATTAATACCATACCTGGTTTCACTCAATATAGTATGTACCCCAAAATGATCGAGTTGCTAGGAATTGACATCGGACAACTTACCAAGCGGCTTGTAGAATTAGCCCTAACAGCCAAGTTACAACGACAAAGTCTTAGCCTATAG
- a CDS encoding UDP-N-acetylmuramoyl-tripeptide--D-alanyl-D-alanine ligase: MRKIFAKFVQSYLEMMVRWMLVIHKPKVIAITGSIGKTTTRSMIDQLLNGKVQYNRGKSGYNTEIGLPMVIFEQSIPSDLSSIVQWSKILLRVTWLALKYPYDYLLLEMGADKPGDITHFLSYIKPDIAIITGIGAAHTEGFGSIQAVLTEKWKLAQVARQAVIYSQDFDLISQEAKSLKGNRLSYSAVGQEADYCLEFVNLLSQGLAGRLRTPNRDLEFASQLISRVQLAAGLAGLATLDSLGIEWSVEDYNKLQAVAGRSRLLISDNQVRIIDDSYNASAVSILAGLDTLVELAGDGRKVFVFGQMNELGRLTSQEHIRVAKQANHLVDKVYGLGPEVEKLARYFDQADFEYYSDPYTLGKVLARELKSGDTVLVKGSQNQVYSEEVIATIAPELRDQLVRQSKDWRDKKERNFKL, from the coding sequence ATGAGAAAAATCTTTGCTAAATTTGTCCAAAGTTACTTAGAGATGATGGTTAGGTGGATGCTAGTAATCCATAAGCCAAAAGTTATAGCGATCACTGGTAGTATAGGTAAGACCACTACTAGGAGTATGATTGATCAGTTGCTCAACGGGAAGGTTCAATACAATCGAGGAAAGAGTGGCTACAATACAGAGATCGGCCTACCGATGGTGATCTTTGAACAGTCCATACCCTCCGATCTAAGCTCGATTGTTCAGTGGTCAAAAATTTTATTGCGGGTCACATGGTTAGCTCTGAAGTATCCTTATGATTATCTATTGCTTGAAATGGGAGCGGATAAACCGGGTGACATTACTCATTTTTTGAGCTATATTAAGCCAGATATAGCAATTATCACAGGTATTGGTGCAGCTCATACAGAAGGATTTGGTTCTATCCAAGCAGTTCTAACCGAAAAATGGAAGCTAGCTCAAGTGGCTAGACAGGCAGTAATTTACAGTCAAGATTTTGATTTGATTAGTCAAGAAGCTAAGTCACTCAAAGGTAATAGATTGAGTTACTCAGCAGTTGGTCAGGAGGCAGATTATTGCCTAGAGTTTGTCAATTTGCTCAGCCAAGGGTTGGCTGGTAGATTACGAACCCCAAATAGGGATCTGGAGTTTGCTAGTCAATTGATCAGTAGGGTGCAGTTGGCTGCTGGGCTCGCTGGACTCGCGACACTGGACTCTCTGGGGATTGAATGGTCGGTAGAAGACTATAATAAGCTTCAGGCAGTGGCTGGTCGCTCTAGGTTGTTAATATCAGATAATCAGGTTAGAATCATTGACGATAGCTATAATGCTAGTGCAGTCTCCATCCTGGCAGGTCTAGATACATTGGTAGAGTTGGCTGGAGATGGAAGGAAAGTTTTTGTATTTGGTCAGATGAATGAACTAGGCAGACTGACTAGTCAGGAGCATATTCGGGTAGCCAAGCAAGCCAATCATCTAGTAGATAAAGTCTATGGGTTGGGTCCAGAAGTTGAGAAATTGGCTAGATATTTTGATCAAGCAGATTTTGAATATTATTCAGATCCGTATACCCTTGGAAAGGTATTAGCTAGAGAGTTAAAATCAGGCGACACTGTCTTGGTCAAAGGTAGCCAAAATCAAGTATATAGTGAGGAGGTAATAGCGACAATTGCTCCAGAACTACGAGATCAATTGGTCAGACAAAGCAAGGATTGGCGAGATAAAAAAGAAAGAAACTTTAAGCTATAG
- the radA gene encoding DNA repair protein RadA, whose product MEYICQNCQAKSSRWSGKCLQCGSWDSLKQVSNQIKGGVHSQALELIPYQEIKHTTNTRLSTGIKSLDQVFGGGIVPGSISLLSGQPGIGKSTLLGQLALNLSAQSKLIYLSGEESKTQLGMRLQRLTTDGIGDQLMITTDTRIENLIGHLADGQTDLVIIDSVQTIRSGQVDTVAGSVSQITTVTNLLVEAAKLTNTAIILVGQVTKGGDIAGPKLLEHMVDTVLHLDGDRNSELKILMASKNRFGNNQSLAIFAMGERGMEEVSNPSERLLEFRQDQSGSVVYPALEGNRSILIEVQALINKTNFGYPKRTSVGFDLNRLQMLIAVLSKRAKLKLDQYDVYVNLVGGIKVDDPGIDLAVAAAIISIYFDQKLGSDLVVFGEVGLSGEIRPVRGSNLRLEEAKKMGLKRTIMSGNSKQAIKRIEDLLELIKK is encoded by the coding sequence GTGGAGTATATCTGTCAAAATTGCCAAGCCAAGTCATCGAGATGGAGTGGCAAGTGTCTGCAGTGTGGGAGTTGGGATAGCCTCAAGCAAGTAAGCAATCAAATCAAGGGTGGGGTTCATTCTCAAGCACTTGAATTGATTCCCTACCAAGAAATCAAGCATACCACAAATACTAGATTATCTACTGGGATTAAAAGCTTAGACCAAGTATTTGGCGGTGGTATAGTACCGGGATCGATTAGTTTATTGTCAGGGCAGCCAGGTATAGGTAAATCAACCCTATTGGGTCAATTGGCATTAAATCTCTCAGCTCAAAGTAAGTTGATTTATCTGAGTGGTGAGGAGTCAAAAACTCAGCTCGGGATGCGGTTGCAAAGATTGACTACTGACGGGATAGGGGATCAATTGATGATCACTACGGATACCAGGATTGAGAATTTGATTGGACATTTGGCTGATGGTCAGACAGATCTAGTGATTATTGATTCTGTCCAAACGATTCGTTCTGGTCAGGTTGATACTGTGGCTGGTAGCGTTAGTCAGATTACTACTGTCACAAATCTTTTGGTCGAAGCGGCAAAGCTGACCAATACAGCAATCATTCTGGTGGGTCAGGTGACCAAGGGGGGAGATATAGCTGGTCCAAAGCTCTTGGAGCATATGGTAGATACTGTTCTTCATTTGGATGGTGATCGTAATTCTGAGCTCAAGATCTTGATGGCGAGCAAGAATCGTTTTGGCAACAATCAATCACTAGCAATTTTTGCGATGGGTGAAAGAGGGATGGAAGAGGTCTCAAATCCGAGTGAAAGGTTGCTAGAATTTCGCCAAGATCAGTCGGGCAGTGTTGTCTATCCAGCACTCGAGGGCAATCGTTCAATCTTGATAGAAGTCCAGGCTCTAATCAATAAGACCAATTTTGGATATCCCAAACGGACTTCTGTTGGTTTTGATCTGAATCGATTACAGATGCTAATAGCTGTTTTGTCCAAACGAGCCAAGCTCAAGCTAGATCAATATGATGTCTATGTAAATCTAGTAGGTGGGATTAAGGTGGATGATCCAGGAATAGATTTGGCGGTGGCTGCAGCGATTATCTCGATCTATTTTGATCAAAAACTCGGATCGGATCTGGTAGTTTTTGGTGAGGTTGGATTAAGTGGAGAGATTAGGCCGGTCAGGGGATCAAATCTCAGGCTAGAAGAAGCTAAGAAGATGGGACTTAAGCGAACCATTATGTCTGGTAATAGTAAACAGGCTATCAAAAGGATTGAGGATTTATTGGAGCTAATCAAAAAATGA
- a CDS encoding ATP-dependent Clp protease ATP-binding subunit — translation MKKIQTSKTNPFDRFSTKSLEAIQVAEKHAAKRGRGLVGTEELLYGLISQSDSLAEQFLKMLKVNLELLKAEISKSSQTTVDYQGFSQMAKRSLVDSYQLAYKFDLKLISTDLILLSLLSNPASDVCKLLTRLGYKISHLVVELEQYIVNRKIFDQQLSQFGDQISSPIGLEKYSTNLSLMASEGMLDPLIGRDKELAELITILIRRHKNNPILIGEPGVGKTAIIEGLAQAIEDQNVPVELRGKLVYQLDLSSLMAGTKYRGEFESRIKEILEELEDDGQVILFIDEVHQIVGTGNSEGTMDLANVLKPALARGNIQVIGATTREEYRKYIEKDQALVRRFKSVDVEQTDSESTMEILKGVRDRYQDFHGLKITDQALAEAILLTKRYQPEQFFPDKAIDLVDYTFARWRYNNPDKAERLYQIEQDIIASEIDLESAIIASKYQKAGRLVAKIEAARKRLRSEAKKASKNQIDKQDIQAALANKLGLPIEQLSDDKKFQLIDLEQRLANQVVGQPGVISAVSSALKRGQVGLTIEDRPLASLLFLGPTGVGKTELAKVIANELYGSRDAMIRVDMSEFSEKHHGAKLTGAPPGYVGYQDQIGFLEKVRRKPYSLILFDEIEKANPAIFNLLLQILDNGILTDSSSREINFRNTTIIMTANIGAEYFGKSSSLGFAGSIEDQEASIPSKVRDSLEDTFRPEFLNRIDYILGFSHLTKEASKLILDQKLIRLANRARSKSVSLTYSPRLKNHLLETGFSTRYGARSIDRILQDQLESVLADNLLLAQVPGKIRLDYQDGKVVTR, via the coding sequence ATGAAGAAGATCCAGACCAGCAAAACCAATCCGTTTGATCGATTTTCGACCAAATCACTTGAAGCTATTCAGGTAGCCGAGAAGCATGCTGCCAAAAGGGGAAGAGGCTTAGTGGGTACTGAAGAATTGCTTTATGGATTAATTAGTCAATCTGACAGTCTGGCCGAACAGTTTCTCAAGATGCTCAAGGTCAACCTTGAACTATTAAAGGCTGAGATTAGTAAGTCATCTCAAACTACTGTGGATTATCAAGGATTTTCCCAGATGGCTAAGCGTTCGTTGGTTGATAGCTATCAGCTTGCATACAAGTTTGATCTCAAATTGATTAGTACAGACTTGATCCTGCTTTCATTATTGAGCAATCCAGCATCGGATGTTTGTAAATTGTTGACTAGACTAGGATACAAGATCTCACATCTGGTAGTTGAGTTAGAACAATATATTGTTAATCGCAAAATATTTGACCAACAGCTCAGTCAATTTGGTGATCAAATATCTTCTCCTATTGGGCTGGAAAAGTATTCAACAAATCTCTCGTTGATGGCCAGCGAAGGGATGCTCGACCCTTTGATTGGTCGAGATAAAGAATTGGCTGAATTGATCACTATTTTGATTAGAAGACACAAGAATAACCCAATCTTGATCGGTGAGCCAGGTGTTGGTAAGACGGCAATCATTGAGGGTTTGGCACAAGCTATAGAGGATCAAAATGTTCCTGTAGAATTAAGGGGTAAATTGGTTTACCAGTTAGACCTATCTAGCTTGATGGCTGGTACAAAATATCGTGGAGAATTTGAGTCTAGAATTAAAGAGATCTTAGAAGAGCTAGAGGATGATGGTCAGGTAATACTTTTTATTGATGAGGTTCACCAGATAGTAGGCACAGGCAATAGTGAAGGTACAATGGATCTTGCTAATGTCTTGAAACCTGCCTTGGCCAGGGGTAATATTCAGGTTATTGGTGCTACAACCAGGGAAGAATATCGTAAATATATTGAGAAAGATCAAGCTCTCGTCAGGAGGTTTAAGTCAGTTGATGTCGAACAGACAGACTCTGAGTCTACGATGGAGATCCTCAAAGGTGTCAGGGATAGATATCAAGATTTTCACGGTCTAAAGATCACTGATCAGGCTTTGGCCGAAGCAATATTGTTGACCAAGCGCTATCAACCGGAACAGTTTTTCCCAGATAAGGCAATTGATTTAGTGGATTACACCTTTGCTCGTTGGAGATATAACAATCCAGATAAGGCTGAAAGACTTTATCAGATTGAACAGGATATCATAGCTAGTGAAATAGATTTGGAGTCAGCTATAATTGCTTCAAAGTATCAGAAGGCAGGTCGTTTGGTGGCTAAGATCGAGGCTGCCAGAAAACGTTTAAGAAGTGAGGCAAAGAAAGCGAGCAAGAACCAGATTGACAAGCAAGATATTCAGGCTGCTTTAGCTAATAAGCTTGGGTTGCCAATCGAGCAGCTTAGTGATGATAAGAAGTTTCAACTCATTGATTTGGAGCAAAGACTTGCAAATCAGGTAGTAGGTCAACCTGGAGTAATCTCAGCGGTGAGCTCTGCTTTGAAGCGTGGTCAAGTTGGGTTGACAATAGAGGATCGACCTTTGGCTAGTCTATTATTCCTGGGTCCAACAGGTGTTGGCAAGACAGAGTTGGCTAAGGTGATTGCTAATGAACTCTATGGTAGTCGAGATGCGATGATTCGGGTCGATATGAGTGAATTTAGCGAGAAGCATCACGGGGCAAAACTGACCGGTGCTCCTCCGGGGTATGTAGGGTATCAAGACCAGATTGGATTTTTGGAAAAAGTTAGAAGAAAGCCTTATAGTTTAATCTTGTTTGATGAGATTGAGAAAGCCAATCCAGCAATATTCAATCTACTATTGCAAATATTGGATAATGGAATTCTGACAGACTCTAGCTCAAGAGAAATTAATTTTAGAAATACTACCATCATCATGACTGCCAATATTGGTGCTGAATATTTCGGTAAGTCTAGTTCCCTTGGATTTGCTGGTAGTATTGAAGACCAAGAAGCCTCTATCCCTAGCAAGGTTAGGGATAGCCTGGAAGATACTTTTCGACCAGAGTTTTTGAATCGAATAGATTATATCTTGGGATTTTCACATCTCACCAAAGAAGCCAGCAAATTAATTCTAGATCAAAAATTAATTAGGCTAGCCAATCGTGCAAGATCAAAAAGTGTTAGCTTGACTTATAGTCCAAGGCTTAAAAATCATTTATTAGAGACTGGGTTTAGTACGCGTTATGGTGCTAGATCAATTGATCGAATCTTGCAAGATCAACTCGAATCCGTACTAGCTGATAATTTACTGCTAGCCCAAGTACCAGGCAAAATTAGGCTAGATTACCAAGATGGTAAAGTTGTAACAAGGTAG
- the nusA gene encoding transcription termination/antitermination protein NusA, with amino-acid sequence MNTQFISALEQICDEKNIPKQVLLDGIQEALIAAYRRDFLNDPDGENQDQEVRVFLHPDTGQFKLYTDKLVVEDRIDNPNSQISLEDAKKLDKNVKIGDFVEVEEDSAEFGRVAAQTAKHVMLQKIREAEKSKIADEYRDQIGKVITVNIGRSDSMGIRVDLANKGQGIIYPSGQIPGERLYPGLRVKVLVEEVDQDKRGPAVVLSRTNPDFIRGLFEAEVPEIGLGSVEVVKIVREPGIRSKISVKSDVNGIDPVGTLVGGRGVRVQAVLNELGNEKIDIVEHSDDSIQAIKNALKPTEVESIDLDSDQKVATVKVRDDQYSLAIGSKGMNVKLAAKLLGIKIDVVNTEDSVESIALEAASLGRHEEDPDQQNQSV; translated from the coding sequence ATGAATACACAATTTATATCCGCATTAGAACAAATCTGTGATGAAAAGAATATTCCTAAGCAGGTTTTGCTTGACGGTATTCAAGAAGCTTTGATAGCCGCTTATCGCCGTGATTTTTTGAATGATCCTGATGGTGAAAATCAAGATCAAGAAGTCAGGGTCTTTTTGCACCCTGATACTGGTCAGTTCAAGCTTTACACCGATAAATTGGTAGTAGAAGATCGGATTGATAACCCAAATAGTCAGATAAGCCTTGAAGATGCAAAAAAACTTGATAAGAATGTCAAGATTGGAGACTTTGTAGAAGTGGAGGAAGATTCCGCAGAATTTGGTCGAGTAGCAGCTCAGACTGCTAAGCATGTGATGCTTCAAAAGATTCGTGAGGCTGAAAAGAGCAAAATAGCCGATGAATACCGCGATCAGATAGGTAAAGTCATCACAGTCAATATCGGTAGAAGTGACAGTATGGGTATCAGGGTAGATCTGGCCAATAAGGGTCAAGGGATTATCTATCCGTCAGGCCAGATACCTGGCGAGCGTCTTTATCCTGGCCTAAGAGTCAAGGTACTTGTCGAAGAAGTAGATCAAGATAAGCGTGGCCCTGCTGTAGTCTTATCTAGGACAAATCCTGATTTTATCAGAGGATTATTTGAGGCCGAAGTACCAGAAATAGGATTGGGTTCTGTTGAAGTTGTTAAGATAGTTCGAGAGCCTGGAATACGTAGTAAGATTTCTGTCAAGTCTGATGTCAATGGGATTGATCCTGTTGGTACATTGGTTGGTGGACGAGGGGTCAGAGTACAAGCCGTACTCAATGAATTGGGAAATGAAAAGATTGATATAGTCGAACATAGTGATGATTCGATTCAGGCTATCAAGAACGCCTTGAAACCGACAGAGGTAGAGTCAATAGATTTGGATTCAGATCAAAAGGTAGCTACTGTCAAAGTGCGTGATGATCAATACTCTTTGGCCATTGGCTCAAAGGGTATGAATGTTAAGTTGGCTGCTAAGTTATTGGGCATTAAGATTGATGTGGTGAATACAGAGGATAGCGTAGAATCCATTGCATTAGAAGCTGCATCATTGGGTAGGCATGAAGAAGATCCAGACCAGCAAAACCAATCCGTTTGA
- a CDS encoding YraN family protein codes for MNNLRLGSLAEDWVAKYLTSKGYKLLARNYGKKYFELDIIAFKARCLCFVEVKYRKHPIDAEPSKLINKRKLHQIKTGGLTWLKNHQEYSDCLLRIDLVTVVGEIGWPEITHYLDISS; via the coding sequence ATGAACAATCTCAGGCTAGGAAGTTTGGCCGAAGATTGGGTAGCGAAGTATTTGACCAGCAAGGGTTATAAATTGCTAGCGAGAAATTATGGCAAGAAGTATTTTGAGCTGGATATCATTGCCTTCAAAGCTCGGTGCCTTTGTTTTGTCGAGGTCAAGTATCGTAAGCATCCAATCGATGCTGAACCAAGCAAGCTAATCAACAAGAGAAAACTCCATCAAATCAAGACGGGTGGGTTGACTTGGTTGAAAAACCATCAAGAGTACAGTGATTGCTTGCTAAGGATCGATCTGGTGACAGTAGTGGGTGAGATTGGTTGGCCAGAGATAACTCACTATCTGGATATCAGTAGTTAA
- the rplS gene encoding 50S ribosomal protein L19: MSDQILEQVVSKHKRHQVPELRTGDSVRVHQKITEGEKSRIQVFEGVVIKVTKPNTMMARVFVRKLSGGIGVEKSWLLNSPSLVKLEVLKRSKVRRKFISYMRELRGKATRLREVKFDKELVNKYADFGQAELEQLAAKEAEKLAKADAKKAEAEAKKAENKAEVVAEVNKSSIDAKPEANPEAKAE, translated from the coding sequence ATGTCCGATCAAATATTAGAACAAGTTGTTAGCAAGCATAAACGTCATCAAGTACCGGAATTGCGTACTGGTGATAGTGTTAGAGTCCATCAAAAGATTACTGAAGGGGAGAAGTCTCGCATCCAAGTCTTCGAGGGAGTAGTGATCAAGGTAACCAAGCCAAATACTATGATGGCTAGAGTTTTTGTCCGTAAGCTCTCTGGGGGGATTGGCGTAGAAAAATCTTGGTTACTCAATTCTCCCAGTTTAGTTAAGCTAGAAGTGCTCAAGCGATCCAAGGTACGTAGGAAGTTTATTAGTTATATGCGCGAGTTAAGGGGTAAGGCTACTCGATTAAGGGAAGTAAAATTTGATAAAGAATTGGTTAATAAGTATGCAGATTTTGGTCAAGCTGAGCTAGAACAATTAGCCGCAAAAGAGGCAGAAAAATTAGCTAAAGCTGATGCTAAGAAGGCAGAGGCAGAAGCCAAAAAAGCAGAAAACAAAGCCGAAGTAGTAGCTGAGGTAAATAAGTCTAGTATTGATGCAAAGCCAGAAGCTAACCCCGAAGCTAAGGCTGAATAG
- a CDS encoding ABC transporter permease: protein MITFYRIIRQGLKNFFRNSWLSIAATAVMLVTILVVSFFIFAQALLNQQTIQFRQKADVSIYLTDSAPREIVKELEQDLEALDEVETVEYTSKDQAYQEFKASGDQETTSLLEDSDVGNPFPASLEIKASQAGEIEAVSGVISQDKYQDIIERQEKFSERLSATNRLLNFVKNLGRTGTIISIVFLVISLLIIFNTVRMAIFSRRGEVEIMQLVGATNWFIRGPFLVEGALYGLIGATISMLVSYFVFRAVEPGLVNSLEGGADFIQQSIDQNQLYIVLAQFGLGITIGIISSWLAVARYLKLVS from the coding sequence ATGATTACATTTTATCGGATCATCAGGCAGGGTCTTAAAAACTTTTTTCGTAATTCTTGGCTGTCGATAGCCGCTACAGCAGTGATGCTGGTTACTATCTTGGTGGTTAGTTTTTTTATTTTTGCTCAAGCTTTGCTCAATCAGCAAACTATCCAGTTCAGACAAAAAGCTGATGTCAGTATCTACCTGACTGATTCGGCGCCACGTGAGATTGTTAAAGAACTAGAGCAAGATCTGGAGGCACTTGATGAGGTCGAGACTGTAGAATATACCTCCAAAGACCAGGCATATCAAGAGTTTAAAGCTTCTGGTGATCAGGAGACGACCAGTTTGCTTGAAGATAGCGATGTCGGCAATCCTTTTCCGGCATCCTTGGAGATCAAGGCTAGTCAGGCTGGAGAGATTGAGGCTGTATCTGGTGTGATTAGTCAAGATAAGTATCAAGATATCATCGAAAGGCAAGAGAAATTTAGCGAGAGACTTTCTGCCACCAATCGATTATTAAATTTTGTCAAGAATCTTGGTAGGACTGGAACAATTATTAGCATAGTATTTTTGGTGATTTCATTGCTGATTATATTTAATACAGTCAGGATGGCAATTTTTTCCAGAAGAGGTGAGGTTGAAATTATGCAGTTGGTCGGAGCGACTAATTGGTTTATCCGAGGTCCATTTCTGGTCGAGGGGGCTTTGTATGGATTGATTGGGGCTACAATCTCAATGCTGGTTTCATACTTTGTTTTTCGGGCTGTTGAGCCTGGATTGGTTAACAGTCTAGAAGGAGGGGCTGATTTTATCCAGCAGAGTATTGATCAGAATCAGCTCTATATAGTATTAGCTCAGTTTGGACTAGGAATAACGATTGGTATTATTTCCTCTTGGTTGGCAGTTGCTCGCTATTTAAAACTTGTCTCATAG
- the ftsE gene encoding cell division ATP-binding protein FtsE: protein MILLDRVSVMYSNKTVALSGVNLHITAKEFVSIVGPSGAGKSSLIKLLIKEADSVSGKIIVDGTDYDTLTRQDIPILRRRIGVVFQDFKLLPNLNVYENVAFALEVAGVKTKDIKRAVPKILHLVGLSGKVKSYPHEISGGEKQRTAIARALIRNPKILIADEPTGNLDPKTAWDIIELLLKINRFGTTVLLTTHNKEIVNSLKKRVITINRGRIVKDEKVGRFSL from the coding sequence ATGATTTTACTCGATAGAGTTTCGGTAATGTATTCGAATAAGACAGTGGCTCTGTCTGGTGTGAACTTGCATATTACCGCTAAGGAATTTGTTAGTATTGTGGGGCCTAGTGGCGCTGGTAAGTCTTCATTAATCAAACTTCTGATCAAAGAAGCAGATTCGGTCAGTGGTAAAATCATTGTTGATGGTACAGACTATGATACTTTGACTCGTCAAGATATCCCAATACTTCGGAGAAGGATTGGCGTAGTATTTCAGGATTTTAAATTATTACCAAATCTCAATGTCTATGAAAATGTCGCTTTTGCCCTAGAGGTAGCTGGGGTTAAGACCAAAGATATTAAACGCGCAGTACCAAAGATCTTGCATCTAGTGGGTCTAAGTGGCAAGGTCAAGAGTTATCCCCACGAAATATCTGGTGGTGAGAAACAACGGACTGCAATAGCTAGGGCTTTGATTCGTAATCCAAAAATCTTAATTGCTGATGAGCCGACTGGTAACCTTGACCCTAAGACTGCTTGGGATATTATTGAGCTACTGCTCAAGATTAATCGATTTGGTACAACAGTGCTTTTGACTACTCACAACAAAGAGATAGTTAATTCTCTCAAGAAGCGGGTGATTACTATTAATCGTGGCAGGATAGTCAAAGACGAAAAGGTTGGGAGATTTAGTTTATGA
- the greA gene encoding transcription elongation factor GreA, translating to MKKDDKVLLTKQGLVDLEKELADLKAKRPEIANKIKEAKDYGDLSENASYDEAREEQAFMEGRIEEIESMLKRVEIVSNHHSEEVEIGSVVKVIVNGEQKQYRIVGSTEANPLEGKLSNESPVGSSLIGRRSGEKVEIEIPVGTIIYEIIAVN from the coding sequence ATAAAAAAAGATGACAAAGTATTATTGACCAAGCAAGGCTTAGTTGACCTGGAAAAAGAATTAGCCGATCTCAAGGCTAAGCGTCCAGAGATTGCCAACAAGATAAAAGAAGCAAAAGACTATGGGGACTTAAGTGAAAATGCCAGCTATGATGAAGCTAGAGAAGAGCAGGCATTTATGGAGGGTAGGATTGAAGAGATTGAGTCTATGCTCAAGCGAGTTGAGATTGTCAGTAATCATCATAGTGAAGAAGTGGAAATCGGGAGCGTAGTGAAGGTTATTGTCAATGGGGAGCAGAAGCAGTATCGTATCGTTGGATCTACTGAGGCTAATCCGTTGGAGGGTAAGCTCTCCAATGAGTCTCCTGTCGGGAGTAGCCTGATAGGAAGAAGATCTGGTGAAAAGGTGGAAATAGAGATACCTGTAGGAACTATAATCTACGAGATCATTGCCGTTAATTAG